The proteins below come from a single Rosa rugosa chromosome 2, drRosRugo1.1, whole genome shotgun sequence genomic window:
- the LOC133731053 gene encoding MDIS1-interacting receptor like kinase 2-like produces MEERVSTEVAVPQMISVRKRQQTKMLDTIFEEEYYDLELIKPCCRQFTDQLLVMILTYHVMVQLFAFASASINSNSEAEALLKWRDSLQNQTQNNLTSSWTYSPNTRNATNSSGKPEANLALEWYFMQQSWKREQHISLSNFGLQGRIPPEIGLLRNLTFLILRGNNLFYTIPKEIGNLKSLMELELSYNQLSGSIPSSLGDLPNLTHLYLQHNNLSGNIPPNFGNFRKITVLHLWSNKLSGPIPPEIGYLNSLEDLNCDINNLSGSIPTSFSNLTNLAWLSLGANNLAGAVPTEIGKLKSMLSINLGWNHLTGSIPTPLGDLTNLTILYLQHNNLSGSIPPNFGIFRKLTVLYLWSNQLSGSIPPELGYLKSLEDLNLSNNHLNDSIPTSLGNLTNLEWLYLGGNNLSGAIPTDIGKLKSMLGIDFGINQLNGSIPTSFGDLTNLTNLYLRDNQLSGSIPQEMEKLTKLVILLLDTNQFSGYLPHYIGQVGSLTNFSVSDNHLIDLSDNNLYGEISSNWGQCPQLTTLLLAGNNLTGSIPPEIGNASQIHELDLSSNGLDGMIPEEFGRLTSLVKLKLDGNQLSGSVPSEFGSLTDLEYLDISRNTLNSSIPSVLGDLLKLHYLNLSNNKFGQRIPVHLGKLAQLSQLDLSQNSIEGEIPSEVSNMESLEMLNLSHNNLSGSVPTSFGNMCGLSYVDISYNELEGPLPNSKAFQDAPPEALQGNKGLCGNVEDLEPCNEDSSKKVHGQKLVYVISFSLLATLLLLSSCFIIVFVVFRKKKHQDDERNNRHEKISFSTLNFDGKAMYEEIIKATEDFDSTYCIGQGGQGSVYKVNLSSANIVAVKKLHQLCNDDEKLQKEFLNELYGFCSHRQHSFLVYEYLERGSLATVLSNDDEAKELGWNQRVNIVKDFGTAKFLNPDSANWTALAGTYGYIAPELAYTMAVNEKCDVYSFGVVTLETIMGRHPGDLLVPLSSGSSSLSSALPAHQMLIVDVFDKRISPPTDEVAGELLSLVKIAFSCLNTSPQSRPKMEQVSQQLETQRLHLSKPLQMIRCGELLTLK; encoded by the exons ATGGAGGAAAGAGTCAGTACTGAAGTAGCTGTCCCACAGATGATTTCAGTGCGCAAGCGCCAACAGACCAAAATGTTGGATACAATTTTTGAGGAAGAGTACTACGATCTGGAGTTGATCAAACCTTGCTGCCGACAATTTACAGATCAACTTCTAGTTATGATCTTGACATATCATGTTATG GTTCAGTTGTTTGcatttgcttctgcttctaTTAATTCCAATTCTGAAGCAGAGGCTCTTCTCAAATGGAGAGACAGCCTTCAAAACCAAACACAGAATAATCTCACCTCATCATGGACCTATAGTCCCAATACTCGTAATGCCACGAACTCTTCCGGAAAACCAGAAGCAAACTTGGCATTGGAGTGGTATTTTATGCAACAAAGCTGGAAGCGTGAGCAACATATAAGCCTTTCCAATTTTGGTTTACAAG GGAGAATCCCACCAGAAATCGGTCTTCTAAGAAATCTGACTTTTCTTATTCTCCGTGGTAATAATCTGTTTTATACTATTCCTAAAGAGATAGGAAACCTGAAATCTCTCATGGAGCTAGAATTGAGCTATAATCaactcagtggttcaattccATCATCATTAGGTGATTTGCCAAACCTTACTCATCTTTATCTCCAACATAACAACCTTTCTGGCAACATCCCTCCAAATTTTGGAAACTTCAGAAAGATCACTGTGTTACACTTGTGGAGCAACAAACTCTCTGGCCCTATCCCTCCAGAAATAGGATATTTGAATTCTTTAGAAGATCTAAACTGTGACATCAATAATCTTAGTGGTTCTATCCCAACATCATTTAGTAACCTAACAAACCTTGCATGGCTCTCTCTCGGTGCAAATAATCTAGCTGGAGCTGTTCCTACAGAGATTGGGAAATTGAAATCTATGTTGAGTATAAATCTCGGCTGGAATCACCTCACTGGTTCAATTCCAACACCACTAGGTGATTTGACAAACCTTACTATTCTTTATCTCCAACATAATAACCTTTCTGGTTCCATCCCTCCGAATTTTGGAATCTTCAGAAAGCTTACTGTGTTATACTTGTGGAGCAATCAACTCTCTGGTTCTATACCTCCAGAATTAGGATACCTGAAGTCTCTAGAAGATCTAAACTTGAGCAATAATCATCTCAATGATTCGATCCCTACATCACTGGGTAACCTAACAAACCTTGAATGGCTCTATCTCGGTGGAAACAATCTATCTGGAGCTATTCCTACAGATATTGGGAAATTGAAATCTATGTTGGGTATAGATTTTGGCATCAATCAACTGAATGGTTCAATTCCCACTTCATTCGGTGACCTGACAAACCTTACAAATCTCTACCTTCGTGATAACCAACTTTCCGGCTCCATCCCCCAAGAGATGGAGAAACTTACGAAGCTGGTTATACTGCTTTTGGATACTAACCAATTTTCTGGTTATTTGCCCCACTATATTGGCCAAGTTGGATCACTCACAAACTTTTCAGTTTCAGACAACCATTTGATTG ACCTGAGCGACAATAACCTGTATGGTGAAATCTCAAGCAACTGGGGACAGTGCCCACAATTGACAACCTTACTACTTGCGGGAAACAACTTAACTGGCAGTATACCACCTGAGATTGGAAATGCAAGCCAAATTCATGAGCTCGATCTTTCTTCTAATGGTTTAGATGGGATGATTCCAGAAGAATTTGGAAGATTGACTTCTTTGGTGAAGCTGAAGTTAGATGGCAATCAACTTTCAGGTAGTGTACCATCAGAATTTGGATCATTGACTgatcttgaatatcttgatatATCAAGAAACACATTGAACTCGTCAATTCCAAGCGTTCTGGGTGATTTGCTCAAACTACACTACTTGAATTTGAGCAATAATAAGTTTGGACAAAGAATTCCTGTTCACTTGGGGAAGTTAGCTCAACTGTCCCAACTAGATTTGAGTCAAAACTCAATCGAGGGGGAGATACCATCAGAAGTCAGCAATATGGAGAGTTTGGAGATGTTGAATTTGTCACACAATAATCTTTCTGGTTCCGTTCCAACAAGTTTTGGAAATATGTGTGGCTTGTCGTATGTTGACATATCTTACAATGAGTTAGAAGGTCCACTTCCCAACAGCAAAGCATTTCAAGATGCTCCCCCAGAAGCATTACAAGGAAACAAGGGATTGTGTGGCAACGTTGAAGATTTGGAACCCTGCAATGAAGATAGTTCAAAAAAGGTCCATGGCCAGAaactggtatatgtgatctcattCTCTCTTCTGGCAACACTTTTACTTCTATCTTCCTGCTTCATAATTGTCTTTGTAGTATTTAGAAAAAAGAAGCATCAGGATGACGAAAGAAACAATAGACATGAGAAGATTTCTTTTTCAACACTCAACTTTGATGGCAAGGCGATGTATGAGGAAATCATAAAGGCAACAGAGGATTTTGATTCCACATATTGCATTGGGCAGGGAGGACAGGGAAGCGTCTACAAGGTGAATTTGTCATCTGCCAACATAGTGGCCGTGAAGAAACTCCATCAGTTATGCAATGACGATGAAAAACTTCAGAAGGAATTCTTAAATGAA CTTTATGGCTTCTGTTCACATAGGCAACACTCATTCTTGGTGTATGAGTATCTAGAAAGGGGTAGCTTGGCAACAGTGTTGAGCAATGACGATGAAGCTAAAGAACTTGGGTGGAATCAAAGGGTGAATATTGTCAAAG ATTTTGGCACTGCTAAGTTCTTAAACCCAGACTCAGCTAATTGGACTGCCCTGGCAGGCACCTATGGATATATTGCACCAG AGCTTGCTTATACAATGGCAGTGAACGAGAAATGTGATGTTTATAGCTTCGGTGTGGTAACATTGGAAACAATTATGGGAAGGCATCCAGGAGATCTTCTCGTACCTTTATCATCTGGGTCATCTTCACTGTCATCTGCATTACCCGCCCATCAAATGTTAATTGTGGATGTTTTTGACAAACGCATTTCCCCTCCTAcagatgaagttgcaggtgaacTGCTCTCTCTTGTGAAGATAGCATTTTCATGCTTGAATACCAGTCCTCAGTCTCGACCAAAAATGGAACAAGTTTCTCAACAACTGGAAACTCAGAGGCTGCATTTGTCAAAGCCATTACAGATGATAAGATGTGGTGAATTGCTGACTCTCAAATAG